A stretch of the Eulemur rufifrons isolate Redbay chromosome 20, OSU_ERuf_1, whole genome shotgun sequence genome encodes the following:
- the LOC138400702 gene encoding putative BPIFA4P protein: MLKVSALLAVLCGLLAPSSAQEVQARVSPQLTDDLTQGLLRRDFLPSLQPISFQASLNNALRHASGLLNAVGGPLFSEISLVRLQVQDPRLLQVSLEIAHQRKEATLWVPLAFGLTMDFPALKPFAVNMQADTRVQLHLEKNLDGSYALAFGNCRATPETVRIQIGSATHPITKFLLGNIEKILKTVVAHDLGKILCPVINRWLYELDLREVNELIRTVEVIGLPTGI, from the exons ATGCTGAAGGTCTCAGCCCTCCTCGCTGTCCTCTGCGGGCTGCTGGCCCCATCCTCTGCTCAGGAGGTCCAGGCTAGAGTTTCTCCGCAGCTCACCGATG ATTTGACTCAAGGACTCCTCAGGAGGGACTTTCTTCCCAGCCTGCAGCCAATCAGCTTCCAGGCATCACTGAATAACGCCCTCCGCCATGCGTCGGGCCTCCTGAACGCCGTGGGTGGCCCGCTCTTCAGTGAGATCAGCCTCGTCAG GCTGCAGGTGCAAGATCCTCGACTGCTTCAAGTCTCCCTCGAGATCGCCCATCAAAGAAAGGAGGCCACGTTATGGGTGCCATTGGCATTTGGTCTGACTATGGA cTTCCCCGCCTTGAAGCCCTTCGCAGTGAACATGCAAGCAGATACACGGGTCCAGCTTCACCTGGAGAAGAATCTAGATGGCAGCTACGCACTTGCTTTTGGGAACTGCAGGGCCACACCTGAGACCGTGCGGATCCAAATTGGAAGCGC AACCCACCCGATTACAAAATTTCTTCTGGGAAACATAGAGAAAATCCTGAAAACCGTAGTAGCCCATGATTTGGGAAAAATA CTGTGTCCCGTGATTAATAGATGGCTCTATGAGCTGGATCTTCGTGAAGTTAACGAGTTGATTA GGACAGTTGAAGTCATCGGCCTCCCCACGGGTATAtga